Proteins encoded together in one Hymenobacter monticola window:
- a CDS encoding M20 family metallo-hydrolase yields the protein MPDLITRLSDEAVELLIRLINTPSFSREEAGTATLIEEFLTVHGVTAKRQQNNVWAISQHFDASKPTILLNSHHDTVKAGAGWQYDPFGAVLEGDKLIGLGSNDAGASAVSLLATFLYFQDKPSAFNLICAITAEEEISGANGIRSVLPEFGKIDLGIVGEPTGMNMAIAEKGLIVLDCTAHGKTGHAARDEGENALYKALDDIQWLRQFQFPEVSALLGPVKTTVTQISAGAQHNVVPDRCQFVIDVRTNELYQNQKIVNFLREKLQSEIVPRSTHLNSSSIGETHPLIQKGMAMGKTTYGSPTLSDQAMMPFATLKMGPGESARSHTPDEFILLSEIKSGIRDYIELLTDLQF from the coding sequence ATGCCTGACTTGATAACCCGGCTGAGCGATGAAGCCGTTGAGCTATTAATTCGGCTGATTAATACGCCGTCCTTTTCTCGCGAAGAAGCCGGTACAGCCACGCTGATTGAGGAGTTTCTGACGGTGCACGGCGTGACGGCAAAGCGCCAGCAGAACAACGTATGGGCCATTTCGCAGCACTTCGATGCCAGCAAGCCCACAATACTGCTCAACTCTCACCACGACACCGTGAAGGCCGGTGCGGGCTGGCAATACGACCCTTTTGGCGCGGTGCTGGAAGGCGATAAATTAATTGGGCTGGGTAGTAACGACGCGGGCGCTTCGGCAGTAAGCTTGCTGGCAACCTTCCTGTATTTCCAGGACAAGCCTAGCGCGTTCAATTTAATTTGTGCTATTACCGCCGAGGAAGAAATTTCGGGCGCTAACGGCATTCGTAGCGTATTACCGGAGTTTGGAAAAATTGACCTAGGAATTGTGGGCGAGCCCACCGGCATGAACATGGCCATTGCCGAAAAAGGCTTAATTGTGCTCGACTGCACAGCTCATGGCAAAACCGGCCACGCTGCCCGCGATGAAGGTGAAAATGCCCTTTACAAGGCGCTGGATGATATTCAATGGCTGCGGCAGTTTCAGTTTCCTGAGGTGTCGGCGCTGCTGGGGCCCGTGAAGACGACGGTGACGCAGATAAGCGCCGGTGCGCAGCACAACGTGGTGCCGGACAGGTGTCAGTTTGTAATTGACGTGCGGACGAATGAGCTGTACCAGAACCAGAAAATTGTTAATTTCCTGCGTGAGAAATTACAGTCGGAAATTGTGCCACGCTCCACGCATTTAAATTCATCAAGCATTGGCGAAACGCATCCGCTGATTCAGAAGGGAATGGCAATGGGCAAGACGACCTATGGCTCGCCCACGTTGTCGGACCAGGCGATGATGCCGTTTGCAACGCTGAAAATGGGGCCGGGCGAAAGCGCCCGCTCGCACACGCCGGACGAATTTATTTTACTAAGCGAGATTAAATCGGGCATCCGGGATTACATCGAATTGCTAACGGACTTGCAATTCTAA
- the argB gene encoding acetylglutamate kinase: protein MKPELHVFKIGGGIIDNESDLMEFVRLFAEINGPKILVHGGGKGASEMLQHLGIAPRMVNGRRITDAATLDLVTMFYAGKTNKQIVVALQSRGVNALGLSGADGNVIQATKRPVREIDYGFVGDLSEASVNTNLIHQFITLGLTPVFCPINHDGQGQLLNTNADTIAASVAKALSKEYAVALHFCFEKRGVLTDVSDGNSVIAKINLANYAELKESGIIADGMLPKLENAFDALQFGVEKVIIEHALHINDPLKTTLCLT from the coding sequence ATGAAGCCCGAATTACACGTATTTAAAATTGGCGGTGGCATAATTGATAACGAATCCGATTTGATGGAATTCGTACGATTATTTGCCGAGATAAATGGCCCGAAAATTCTCGTGCACGGCGGCGGCAAAGGCGCCAGCGAGATGCTCCAACATCTGGGCATTGCCCCCCGCATGGTCAACGGCCGCCGCATCACCGACGCGGCCACGCTGGATTTGGTAACCATGTTCTACGCCGGCAAAACCAACAAACAAATTGTGGTGGCGCTGCAAAGTCGCGGCGTCAACGCGCTGGGCCTCAGCGGCGCCGATGGTAACGTGATTCAGGCCACGAAGCGCCCGGTGCGCGAAATCGACTACGGTTTTGTGGGAGATTTGAGCGAGGCCAGTGTGAATACGAACCTTATTCATCAGTTCATAACGCTGGGACTGACGCCGGTGTTCTGCCCGATTAATCACGACGGCCAAGGGCAATTATTAAATACCAACGCCGATACCATTGCAGCTTCGGTAGCGAAGGCTCTGAGTAAAGAATATGCCGTTGCGCTGCATTTTTGCTTTGAAAAGCGCGGCGTGCTGACCGACGTTAGCGACGGCAATTCAGTAATTGCAAAAATTAATCTGGCGAATTACGCCGAGTTAAAAGAAAGCGGCATCATTGCCGATGGCATGCTGCCAAAATTAGAGAATGCTTTTGATGCGCTGCAATTTGGCGTCGAAAAAGTAATTATTGAGCACGCGCTGCATATCAACGACCCGCTGAAAACAACGCTATGCCTGACTTGA
- the argH gene encoding argininosuccinate lyase, whose product MKIWEKGIAVDKKIEQFTVGHDRELDLYLAKFDVQASKAQANMLAKAGLLSAAENQQLQQGLEELAAEIEGGTFTIGEEFEDVHSKIEHYLTEKFGDAGKKIHTARSRNDQVLTAIQLFIKDYTERTAARMLALTEVLLQKAEAHQNDLLPGYTHFQAAMPSSFGLWFSAYAEHLLLDLALFEAAHTVADQNPLGSGAGFGSSFPIDREMTTREMGFGSVAVSSVGAQMLRGKTEKTLAFAIAGAAGTLGKLAYDLVLYNSQDLGFVTLPKEFTTGSSIMPHKKNPDVFELVRGHANRLQALPNDIILATSNLPSGYHRDFQLLKELLFGPMMQFSDLLDMLLFALPEIKINAGVIEQGKYDPIFSVENINQLIIAGVPFRDAYQQVGRAVEDGSYVPHRTFQTTHLGSVHNLGLAKIAEKVENLKSKSPLLNGLIA is encoded by the coding sequence ATGAAAATCTGGGAGAAAGGCATTGCCGTTGATAAGAAAATTGAGCAGTTTACCGTAGGCCACGACCGGGAGCTGGACCTGTATCTGGCTAAGTTCGACGTGCAAGCCTCTAAGGCGCAGGCCAACATGCTGGCCAAAGCAGGACTACTGAGCGCGGCAGAGAACCAACAGCTGCAGCAGGGCTTGGAAGAGCTGGCTGCTGAAATTGAGGGTGGCACCTTCACCATCGGCGAGGAATTTGAGGACGTGCACTCCAAGATTGAGCACTACCTGACCGAGAAGTTTGGCGACGCGGGCAAGAAAATCCACACGGCCCGCTCGCGCAACGACCAGGTGCTGACGGCCATTCAGCTGTTTATTAAAGACTACACCGAGCGCACGGCTGCCCGGATGTTGGCGCTAACCGAAGTGCTTTTGCAAAAAGCCGAGGCCCACCAAAACGACTTGCTGCCGGGCTACACGCACTTTCAGGCGGCCATGCCGAGCAGCTTTGGGCTGTGGTTTTCGGCCTATGCCGAGCATTTGCTGCTGGATTTGGCCTTGTTCGAGGCAGCGCACACGGTGGCCGACCAGAACCCGCTGGGTTCGGGCGCCGGCTTCGGCAGCAGTTTCCCCATCGACCGTGAGATGACAACGCGCGAAATGGGGTTCGGCAGCGTGGCCGTAAGCAGCGTGGGCGCCCAAATGCTGCGCGGCAAAACCGAGAAAACGCTGGCCTTCGCCATTGCCGGGGCGGCGGGCACACTGGGCAAGCTGGCGTACGACCTGGTGCTGTACAACAGCCAGGATTTGGGCTTCGTGACGCTGCCGAAGGAGTTCACGACGGGCTCCAGCATCATGCCGCACAAGAAAAACCCCGACGTGTTTGAGCTGGTGCGCGGCCACGCCAACCGCTTGCAGGCGCTGCCCAACGACATCATTCTGGCCACCAGCAACCTGCCTAGCGGCTACCACCGCGACTTTCAGCTGCTGAAGGAACTACTGTTTGGGCCCATGATGCAATTCTCCGATTTGCTGGACATGCTGCTGTTTGCGCTGCCCGAAATCAAGATTAATGCCGGCGTAATTGAACAGGGGAAATACGACCCGATTTTCTCGGTGGAGAATATCAATCAATTAATTATCGCCGGGGTGCCGTTTCGCGACGCGTACCAGCAGGTGGGCCGGGCCGTGGAAGACGGCAGCTACGTGCCGCACCGCACGTTTCAAACCACCCATCTGGGCAGCGTTCACAACCTGGGGCTAGCGAAAATTGCGGAGAAAGTGGAGAACTTGAAAAGCAAAAGCCCCTTGCTGAATGGATTGATTGCCTAA
- the argG gene encoding argininosuccinate synthase — protein sequence MKKKAILAYSGGLDTSFCAVYLSRELDLEVHTVIVNSGGFTAEELAAIEKRAYELGSVKHEVIDVTTRFYQDCLRYLLFGNVLKNDTYPLSVSAERMFQSLAIAEYARANEADYIVHGSTGAGNDQVRFDVAFAVIAPKTEILTPIRDLKLSRQAEIEYLQKQGFEMSWEKAKYSINKGIWGTSVGGVETLTSHEALPESAYPSQLQRQDSERVEITFEKGEPVALNGETLEPVALIQKLNELGAAFAVGRDIHVGDTILGIKGRVGFEAPAPLILIKAHHLLEKHTSTRWQLLHKDYIANWYGTLLHEAQYLDPVMRDMEAFLTSSQNHVSGKVFVQLKPYQFDLLGVESKYDMMQSKVATYGEENNAWDSRDARGFIKIFGNQLKISNSLHDEN from the coding sequence ATGAAGAAAAAAGCCATTCTCGCCTATAGCGGCGGCCTCGACACCTCGTTTTGCGCCGTCTATTTGTCGCGCGAGCTTGATTTGGAAGTCCACACCGTCATCGTCAATTCCGGTGGTTTCACGGCCGAGGAGTTGGCCGCCATCGAGAAGCGCGCCTACGAGTTGGGCTCGGTGAAACACGAGGTGATTGACGTAACGACGCGCTTCTACCAGGACTGCCTGCGCTACCTGCTGTTCGGCAACGTGTTGAAGAACGACACTTACCCGCTGAGCGTGAGCGCCGAGCGCATGTTTCAGTCGCTGGCCATTGCCGAATACGCCCGCGCCAACGAGGCCGACTACATCGTGCACGGCAGCACCGGCGCCGGCAACGACCAGGTGCGCTTTGATGTGGCTTTCGCCGTGATTGCGCCGAAAACGGAAATCCTCACGCCCATCCGCGACCTGAAACTGTCGCGCCAGGCCGAGATTGAGTACCTGCAAAAACAGGGCTTCGAAATGAGCTGGGAGAAAGCAAAATATTCCATCAACAAAGGCATCTGGGGCACCAGCGTGGGCGGCGTCGAAACGCTGACCTCGCACGAGGCGCTACCCGAAAGCGCTTATCCGTCGCAGCTGCAGCGGCAGGATTCGGAGCGCGTGGAAATCACCTTCGAAAAAGGCGAGCCCGTGGCTTTGAATGGCGAAACGCTGGAGCCCGTGGCCCTGATTCAGAAGCTGAACGAGCTGGGCGCGGCCTTCGCCGTGGGCCGCGACATTCACGTGGGCGATACCATTCTCGGCATCAAAGGCCGGGTAGGTTTTGAGGCGCCCGCGCCACTCATTCTTATCAAGGCGCACCACTTGCTGGAAAAGCACACCAGCACCCGCTGGCAGCTGCTGCACAAGGACTACATCGCCAACTGGTACGGCACGCTGCTGCACGAGGCGCAGTACCTCGACCCGGTGATGCGCGACATGGAAGCCTTCCTCACGTCGTCGCAAAACCACGTATCGGGCAAGGTGTTCGTGCAGCTCAAGCCCTACCAGTTCGACCTGCTCGGCGTGGAATCGAAGTACGACATGATGCAGTCGAAAGTGGCCACCTATGGCGAGGAAAACAACGCCTGGGATTCGCGCGATGCTCGGGGATTCATCAAGATTTTCGGCAACCAGTTGAAAATCAGCAACAGCCTGCACGATGAAAATTAA
- a CDS encoding GNAT family N-acetyltransferase, whose translation MTIRVATAADAQYAELLCQWYVESAKTRGTGIAKREPAYVAQKMASGDGIIAFVDDELAGFCYIETFDDKTFVVNSGLIVNAEIRKGGVGRAIKQAVFELSRTKYPQAKIFGITTSLAVMKINTDLGYEPVTFSELTTSEDFWKGCKSCKNYSILMENERKMCLCTGMLYDTPEKQLVQVQVPDFAAHITPPLPIGTDPAPTPSETDSAQ comes from the coding sequence ATGACAATTCGGGTTGCAACGGCAGCGGACGCACAGTACGCTGAACTATTATGCCAATGGTACGTCGAGTCGGCCAAAACGCGGGGCACGGGCATCGCCAAGCGCGAGCCAGCCTACGTGGCGCAAAAAATGGCCAGCGGCGACGGCATCATTGCTTTTGTCGATGACGAGCTGGCCGGTTTTTGCTACATCGAAACCTTTGACGACAAGACTTTTGTCGTCAATTCGGGCCTGATTGTAAACGCCGAAATCCGCAAGGGCGGCGTGGGCCGGGCCATCAAGCAGGCTGTGTTTGAACTGTCGCGCACCAAGTACCCGCAGGCCAAGATTTTCGGCATCACGACCAGCCTGGCCGTGATGAAAATCAACACCGACCTGGGCTACGAACCCGTCACCTTCTCGGAGCTCACCACCAGCGAAGACTTCTGGAAGGGCTGCAAAAGCTGCAAAAACTATAGCATTCTGATGGAGAACGAGCGCAAAATGTGCCTCTGCACCGGTATGCTCTACGACACGCCCGAGAAGCAGCTAGTGCAGGTGCAAGTGCCCGACTTTGCCGCGCACATCACGCCGCCCCTGCCCATCGGCACCGACCCCGCTCCTACTCCCTCTGAAACCGATTCTGCACAATAA